The sequence below is a genomic window from Chryseobacterium foetidum.
CAAGAGAAAACAAAGTTACTTCGACGATGAAGGAACTGCTTTTGAAGATAATGATGAGCGCGCCATCTTCTTTGCAAGAGGTGTAATCGAAACAATCAAAAAACTCAACTGGGTTCCGGATGTTATTCATTTGAACGGGTGGATGGCTTCTTTTGTTCCGGTTTATCTTAAAACATACTATGGTTCAGATACTTATTTTAAAGATGCAAAAATTGTACTCTCGGTTTACAATGAGAAAAATGCAGCTTTAAGTTCTACTATTTCTGAAAAACTTAAGTTTGATAATATTTCAGACCTCAAATCTTTGGAAGACCCAAGTTTTGAAAGCTTCGTTATTGAAAGCATGAACTACGTGGATACCATCGTAAAAGGGGACGAATTTTTAAATGAAAATCTGGATAAAGCTTTTAATGAAGCTTCCACGCCAAAGTCGGAATATCTTGATGTAGATTCAATTAAAACTTTATATTAAAAACATATTTAATGATCAATAATATTAAAAGAGCATTTGCCGTGCTGTCTCTGATGATTTTCGGAAGTGCTGTGCTTTATAATTGCGAACCGGAAATCGACAGTTTGGGTGAGCAGCTTTTTTTAAACGACGGAACTAACGGAAATGAGGTTTCCTATGACCTTATCGCCTATAATATTGATAATAACAATGCAGTGAGAGCCGATTACAATACTTTAGGAAGTGCGGTAATCGGAGCTTTCAATGAACCGCAGTTTGGGCGTCAGGAAGCATCTTATTTTACACAAATCAGAATGTCTGCTTACGACCCTGATTTTGGAACAAACGCAGTTGTGGATTCAGTCGTTATGGTTTTAAAACCCGTTATTCAACAGAGTTCAGATTCATTAGTAACTACAACAAACGAAAGTTATGTGTATCCTGATGGAAATGTTGATGCCAAACTTGAACTTAAAACTATTCCTGTTACAAAATATGGAAGAACGAAAACTGCCGGTAATATCACCCCACTTACTTTAAAAGTACATGAAGTAACTGAGTTTATGGGAAGTTTCACAGACAGTGTGTATTCAAACAAAGAGTATTCGGCAGGTGTTGAGCTTGGCTCAAAAGTTTTCAGAGGATTGGCAAAATCTGTAACAATCACAAAAGATTCAGACAATAGCGTACTGTTTACATCTACTAACGATATTAGAATTCCTTTAGATAAAACTTTCTTTCAAAATAAAATTATCGCCAAAAAGGGACAGCCTGAGCTTAAGGATATGTCAAACTTTATCAGATATTTCAGAGGTTTAAAAGTTTCTGTTCAGGAGAATGACGGTTATTTGTTTTCAATCAATCCTAATGATGCCGGAACGCAGGTGATTATGTATTATAAATATGATAAAACTGAAAATGGAACTACTACAGCAACGCGTGCAAGCTATAATTTTGGTTTAGGCGCAGGAAATGCACACTCTTCTTTAATAAATTATACAAGACCTGCAGGTTTTACCGCTGCAATTAATGCAGATGCGACCAACGGTCATGCAAAATTGTATGCTCAGGGAATGGGAGGGCCTTCAATTGGAGTTAAATTTAGACCTGATGTAATTCAAGGGCTTAGAGAACGTTTCAAAAACGATAAAACGGCAATTGTTTCAGCAAAGATCAGAATGTATACAGATTCTTTAAATTGGAATAATTCATTATTAAAGCCAAGTGAACTTACTATTGTACAGAGATATAAGAAAAAGAATTCTACTGATATAGTGTCCAGCTTCACATCAGATATAACATCATTAAGTGGTGCTCCTAATTTTGCTTATATGAGAGCTTTTAACTTAGATAAAAATCCTGCTTATTATGAATTTACGGTTACGAAATCTTTGAAAGATATTGTTGAAGATACTGAACAGAAGGATTTCTCAGATAAATATTTCAAAATTGATCTTGCTCAGTTTTTAAGAGGTTCAGATGGAGTCGCATTGGCGGGATATAATCTTACGACAAGACCCTTTGCAAGGGAAAGAATGGTTTTTGTAGGGTCAGATCCACTTCATTCAAGAAAAATTCAGTTAAAAGTAGTTTACGGATCAAAATAATTTTAATAAAAACACAATATATAATTTATGTGCGGAATTGTAGGATACACAGGTTTCCAGGATGCTTACGAAATTGTAATCAATGGGCTTAGAAGACTCGAATACAGAGGTTACGACAGTGCAGGTATTGTACTTGAAAAACCGGATCACAGCCTTGAAGTACAGAAAACCAAAGGTAAAGTAGATGATTTGGAAGGAATTGCAAGTCAGTTAAAAGGAACTGCAAAAATTGGGATGGGGCATACAAGATGGGCTACACATGGTGTTCC
It includes:
- a CDS encoding glycogen/starch synthase, yielding MPNQKILYITTEMYPYQEDTNLASVVNKMALKMHNEGNDVRVFMPRFGQISERKFQLHEVIRLSGMNIIINDLDQPLIIKVASLPGERLQVYFIDNEEYFKRKQSYFDDEGTAFEDNDERAIFFARGVIETIKKLNWVPDVIHLNGWMASFVPVYLKTYYGSDTYFKDAKIVLSVYNEKNAALSSTISEKLKFDNISDLKSLEDPSFESFVIESMNYVDTIVKGDEFLNENLDKAFNEASTPKSEYLDVDSIKTLY
- a CDS encoding DUF4270 domain-containing protein — its product is MINNIKRAFAVLSLMIFGSAVLYNCEPEIDSLGEQLFLNDGTNGNEVSYDLIAYNIDNNNAVRADYNTLGSAVIGAFNEPQFGRQEASYFTQIRMSAYDPDFGTNAVVDSVVMVLKPVIQQSSDSLVTTTNESYVYPDGNVDAKLELKTIPVTKYGRTKTAGNITPLTLKVHEVTEFMGSFTDSVYSNKEYSAGVELGSKVFRGLAKSVTITKDSDNSVLFTSTNDIRIPLDKTFFQNKIIAKKGQPELKDMSNFIRYFRGLKVSVQENDGYLFSINPNDAGTQVIMYYKYDKTENGTTTATRASYNFGLGAGNAHSSLINYTRPAGFTAAINADATNGHAKLYAQGMGGPSIGVKFRPDVIQGLRERFKNDKTAIVSAKIRMYTDSLNWNNSLLKPSELTIVQRYKKKNSTDIVSSFTSDITSLSGAPNFAYMRAFNLDKNPAYYEFTVTKSLKDIVEDTEQKDFSDKYFKIDLAQFLRGSDGVALAGYNLTTRPFARERMVFVGSDPLHSRKIQLKVVYGSK